A region of Epinephelus fuscoguttatus linkage group LG1, E.fuscoguttatus.final_Chr_v1 DNA encodes the following proteins:
- the rybpb gene encoding RING1 and YY1-binding protein B translates to MGDKKSPTRPKRQAKQTADDGYWDCSVCTFRNTAEAFKCSICDVRKGTSTRKPRINSQLVAQQVAQQYPMPPPPKKERRERSERTDKERPDGEGERANGEGRPEGERPEIVRPEVDSPEKEKSDTEQQPIKDKPDREKEISPAVTKKPSSKKTRPKSDNHQSSPSDKHSIQSGKSATKTNKNSHISRPKLKNIDRSTAQQLAITVGNVTVIITDFKEKTRSSSTSSSTITSSAGSEQQHQSSGSESMDKGSSRASTPKGDLSVGHDESF, encoded by the exons ATGGGCGACAAGAAGAGCCCTACCAG GCCAAAAAGACAAGCCAAACAGACCGCCGATGACGGCTACTGGGACTGTAGCGTCTGCACCTTCAGGAACACCGCCGAGGCTTTCAAATGCAGCATCTGCGATGTGAGGAAGGGCACATCCACAAG GAAACCCAGGATCAACTCCCAGCTGGTCGCCCAGCAGGTGGCTCAGCAGTACCCGATGCCTCCCCCGCCCAAGAAGGAGCGAAGGGAGAGGAGCGAGCGCACAGACAAGGAGCGCCCGGACGGCGAAGGCGAGCGCGCCAACGGAGAGGGGCGTCCAGAGGGTGAACGTCCAGAGATAGTGAGGCCAGAGGTAGACTCTCCCGAAAAGGAAAAGAGTGACACCGAACAACAGCCAATCAAAGACAAACCCGACAGAGAGAAGGAAATTAGCCCAGCCGTCACGAAGAAGCCCAGCAGCAAAAAGACCAG ACCCAAATCAGACAACCATCAGAGCTCACCCAGCGACAAACACAGCATACAGTCTGGCAAATCAGCAACCAAGACCAACAAGAACTCTCACATTTCCAG GCCCAAACTGAAGAACATTGACCGGAGCACCGCCCAGCAGTTGGCTATCACCGTCGGGAACGTGACAGTGATCATAACAGACTTTAAGGAGAAGACCCGCTCCTCCTCCACGTCCTCGTCCACCATCACGTCCAGCGCGGGTTCCGAACAACAGCACCAGAGCTCCGGCTCCGAGAGCATGGACAAGGGCTCGTCGAGGGCCTCCACACCCAAAGGGGATCTCTCTGTGGGGCACGACGAGTCGTTCTGA